A genomic region of Macaca thibetana thibetana isolate TM-01 chromosome 14, ASM2454274v1, whole genome shotgun sequence contains the following coding sequences:
- the NLRP6 gene encoding NACHT, LRR and PYD domains-containing protein 6, with translation MDQPEDPGSRLRSLRTASPQRAFVESVPHQRLRLRPWCKAPKLGLTKRQPGHVTWPGVWKNRNRKGGAGEEGAPPSSGRWWPVPTSPSEGEEHQDAPTRVRGRRRAKSGVTPRCPLPPPHGSSLARGSLRPCPRWVLKRQSRGWAGVTRGPLPDDPRPPVSSTGLRLAVARELLLAALEELSQEQLKRFRHKLRDVGPDRRSIPWGRLERADAVDLAEQLAQFYGPEPALEVARKTLKKADARDVAAQLKEQRLRRLGLGSAALLSVSEYKKKYREHVLQLHARVKERNARSVKITKRFTKLLIAPESAAPEEEALGPAEEPEPGRARRSDTHTFNRLFRGDEDGRLPLTVVLQGPAGIGKTMAAKKILYDWAAGKLYQGQVDFAFFMPCGELLERPGTRSLADLILDQCPDRGAPVPQMLAQPQRLLFILDGADELPALEGPEAAPCTDPFEAASGARVLGGLLSKALLPTALLLVTTRAASPGRLQGRLCSPRCAEVRGFSDKDKKKYFYKFFQDERRAERAYRFVKENETLFALCFVPFVCWIVCTVLRQQLELGRDLSRTSKTTTSVYLLFIASVLSSAPVADGPRVQGDLRNLCRLAREGVLGRRAQFAEKQLEQLELRGSKVQTLFLSKKELPGVLETEVTYQFIDQSFQEFLAALSYLLEDEGVPRTAAGGVGTLLRGDAQPHSHLVLTTRFLFGLLSAERMRDIERHFGCVVSERVKQEALRWVQGQGQGCPGVAPEVTEETKGLEDTEEPEEEEEGEEPNYPLELLYCLYETQEDAFVRQALCRLPELALQGVRFCRMDVAVLSYCVRCCPAGQALRLISCRLVAAQEKKKKSLGKRLQASLGGSSSSRGTTKQLPASLLHPLFQTMTDPLCRLTSLTLSHCKVPDAVCRDLSEALRAAPALTELGLLHNRLSEAGLRMLSEGLAWPQCRVQTVRVQLPSSQQGLQYLVGMLRQSPALTTLDLSGCQLTAPMVTYLCAVLQHQGCGLQTLRLTSVELSEQSLQELQAVKRAKPDLVIAHPVLDGHPESPKELVSTF, from the exons ATGGACCAGCCAGAGGACCCCGGCTCCAG gcTCAGGAGTCTAAGGACTGCCTCCCCACAGAGGGCATTTGTGGAGTCTGTTCCCCACCAGAGGCTCAGACTCAGGCCCTGGTGCAAGGCCCCCAAGCTGGGCCTCACCAAAAGGCAGCCAG GGCATGTGACCTGGCCTGGGGTATGgaagaacagaaacagaaagggaGGTGCAGGGGAGGAAGGTGCCCCCCCGAGCTCAGGTCGGTGGTGGCCAGTGCCCACTTCACCCTCAGAGGGCGAAGAACACCAAGATGCCCCGACCCGGGTCCGGGGACGGAGGAGGGCAAAGTCTGGGGTCACTCCCCGttgcccccttcccccaccccatggaTCCAGCTTGGCCCGGGGCTCCCTGAGGCCCTGCCCGCGGTGGGTTCTCAAACGCCAGAGTCGGGGGTGGGCGGGGGTCACCCGAGGGCCGCTCCCAGATGACCCACGCCCGCCCGTCTCCAGCACCGGGCTGCGCCTCGCGGTGGCCCGCGAGCTGCTCCTGGCTGCGCTGGAGGAACTGAGCCAAGAGCAGCTGAAGCGCTTCCGCCACAAGCTGCGCGACGTGGGCCCGGACCGACGCAGCATCCCGTGGGGGCGGCTGGAGCGCGCGGACGCCGTGGACCTCGCGGAGCAGCTGGCCCAGTTCTATGGCCCGGAGCCTGCGCTGGAGGTGGCCCGCAAGACCCTCAAGAAGGCGGACGCGCGCGACGTGGCGGCGCAGCTCAAGGAGCAGCGACTGCGGC GGCTCGGGCTCGGCTCCGCGGCGCTGCTCTCCGTGTCCG AATACAAGAAGAAGTACCGGGAGCACGTGCTGCAGCTGCACGCCCGGGTGAAGGAGAGGAACGCCCGCTCCGTGAAGATCACCAAGCGCTTCACCAAGCTGCTCATCGCGCCCGAGAGCGCCGCCCCGGAGGAGGAGGCGCTGGGGCCTGCGGAGGAGCCCGAGCCGGGGCGCGCGCGGCGCTCGGACACGCACACTTTCAACCGCCTCTTCCGCGGCGACGAGGACGGCCGGCTGCCGCTGACCGTGGTGCTGCAGGGCCCGGCGGGCATCGGCAAGACCATGGCGGCCAAAAAGATCCTGTACGACTGGGCGGCGGGCAAGCTGTACCAGGGCCAGGTGGACTTCGCCTTCTTCATGCCCTGCGGCGAGCTGCTGGAGCGGCCGGGCACGCGCAGCCTGGCTGACCTGATCCTGGACCAGTGCCCCGACCGCGGCGCGCCGGTGCCGCAGATGCTGGCCCAGCCGCAGCGGCTGCTCTTCATCCTGGACGGCGCGGACGAGCTGCCGGCGCTGGAGGGCCCCGAGGCCGCGCCCTGCACAGACCCCTTCGAGGCGGCGAGTGGCGCGCGGGTGCTGGGCGGGCTGCTGAGTAAGGCGCTGCTGCCCACGGCCCTCCTGCTCGTGACCACGCGCGCCGCGTCCCCCGGGAGGCTGCAGGGCCGCCTGTGTTCCCCGCGGTGCGCCGAGGTGCGCGGCTTCTCTGACAAGGACAAGAAGAAGTATTTCTACAAGTTCTTCCAGGACGAGAGGAGGGCCGAGCGCGCCTACCGCTTCGTGAAGGAGAACGAAACGCTGTTCGCGCTGTGCTTCGTGCCCTTCGTGTGCTGGATCGTGTGCACCGTGCTGCGCCAGCAGCTGGAGCTCGGCCGGGACCTGTCGCGCACGTCCAAGACCACCACGTCCGTGTACCTGCTTTTCATCGCCAGCGTGCTGAGCTCGGCTCCGGTAGCCGACGGGCCCCGGGTGCAGGGCGACCTGCGCAATCTGTGCCGCCTGGCCCGCGAGGGCGTCCTCGGACGCAGGGCGCAGTTTGCCGAGAAGCAACTGGAGCAACTGGAGCTTCGTGGCTCCAAAGTCCAGACGCTGTTTCTCAGCAAAAAGGAGCTGCCTGGCGTGCTGGAGACGGAGGTCACCTACCAGTTCATCGACCAGAGCTTCCAGGAGTTTCTCGCGGCACTGTCCTACCTGCTGGAGGACGAGGGGGTGCCCCGGACCGCGGCTGGCGGCGTTGGGACACTCCTGCGTGGGGACGCCCAGCCGCACAGCCACTTGGTGCTCACCACGCGCTTCCTCTTCGGACTGCTGAGCGCGGAGCGGATGCGCGACATCGAGCGCCACTTCGGCTGCGTGGTCTCAGAGCGTGTGAAGCAGGAGGCCCTGCGGTGGGTGCAGGGACAGGGGCAGGGCTGCCCCGGAGTGGCACCAGAGGTGACCGAGGAGACCAAAGGGCTCGAGGACACGGAAgagccagaggaggaggaggagggagaggagcccaACTACCCCCTGGAGTTGCTGTACTGTCTGTACGAGACGCAGGAGGACGCGTTTGTGCGCCAAGCCCTGTGCCGGCTCCCGGAGCTGGCGCTGCAGGGGGTGCGCTTCTGCCGCATGGACGTGGCTGTTCTGAGCTACTGCGTGAGGTGCTGCCCTGCCGGACAGGCACTGCGGCTGATCAGCTGCAGACTGGTTGCTGcgcaggagaagaagaagaagagcctGGGGAAGCGGCTGCaggccagcctgggtggcagcag cAGTTCTCGAGGCACCACAAAACAACTGCCAGCCTCCCTTCTTCATCCACTCTTTCAGACAATGACTGACCCGCTGTGCCGTCTGACCAGCCTCAC GCTGTCCCACTGCAAAGTCCCTGACGCAGTCTGCCGAGACCTCTCTGAGGCCCTGAGGGCAGCTCCGGCACTGACAGAGCTGGGCCTCCTCCACAACAGGCTCAGTGAGGCAGGACTGCGCATGCTGAGTGAGGGCCTAGCCTGGCCCCAATGCAGGGTGCAGACGGTCAG GGTACAGCTGCCCAGCTCCCAGCAAGGGCTCCAGTACCTGGTGGGTATGCTTCGGCAGAGCCCCGCCCTGACCACCCTGGATCTCAGCGGCTGCCAACTGACTGCCCCCATGGTGACCTACCTGTGTGCCGTCCTACAGCACCAGGGATGCGGCCTGCAGACCCTCAg GCTGACCTCTGTGGAGCTGAGTGAGCAGTCACTACAGGAGCTTCAGGCTGTGAAGAGAGCAAAGCCGGATCTGGTCATCGCACACCCAGTGCTGGACGGCCACCCAGAATCTCCCAAGGAACTCGTCTCAACCTTCTGA
- the IFITM5 gene encoding interferon-induced transmembrane protein 5 has protein sequence MDTAYPREDPRAPTPSKAGAHTALTLGAPHPPPRDHLIWSVFSTLYLNLCCLGFLALAYSIKARDQKVVGDLEAARRFGSKAKCYNILAAMWTLVPPLLLLGLVVTGALHLARLAKDSAAFFSTKFDDGDYD, from the exons ATGGACACCGCGTATCCCCGCGAGGACCCCCGGGCCCCCACGCCCAGCAAGGCCGGTGCCCACACAGCCCTCACACTGGGGGCCCCGCACCCCCCACCTCGAGACCACCTGATCTGGTCAGTGTTCAGCACCCTCTATCTGAACCTGTGCTGCCTTGGTTTCCTGGCGCTGGCCTACTCCATCAAG GCCCGAGATCAGAAGGTGGTTGGCGACCTGGAAGCGGCGCGGCGTTTTGGCTCCAAGGCCAAGTGCTACAACATCCTGGCCGCGATGTGGACGCTGGTGCCGCCCCTGCTGCTCCTGGGGCTGGTGGTGACTGGTGCCCTGCACCTGGCCCGGCTGGCCAAGGACTCTGCCGCCTTCTTCAGCACCAAATTTGACGACGGGGACTATGACTGA
- the PGGHG gene encoding protein-glucosylgalactosylhydroxylysine glucosidase, whose product MEDSGEDPTTFAAHSLPSDPRLLATVTNAYLGTRVFHDTLHVSGVYNGAGRDTHRAVLPSPLNVRLEAPAGMGEPLTETFALDTNTGSFLHTLEGPHFRASQCIYAHRTLPHVLAFRVSIARLSPGSGPITLLLSSAFSQESPDLDLHQGPDFQGARYLYGHTLTPEQPGEPQQEVHMLWTPAPPDLTLGEGEEERTWDFLTVVGGSRAEAQACLTEALQLQARGALYTAHAQAWAQLWAECGLDMVGPLPLRQALRGSLYYLLSALPQPKAPGYICHGLSPGGLSNGSREECYWGHVFWDQDLWMFPNILMFHPEAARAILEYRIHTLGGALGNAQNLGYQGAKFAWESAGSGLEVCPEDIYGAQEVHVNGAVVLAFELYYHTTQDLQLFREAGGWDVVRAVAEFWCSRVEWSPREEKYHLRGVMSPDEYHSGVNNSVYTNVLVQNSLRFAAALAQDLGLPVPSQWLAVADKIKVPFDVEQNFHPEFDGYEPGEVVKQADVVLLGYPVPFSLSPDVRRKNLEIYEAVTSPQGPAMTWSMFAVGWMELKDTARARGLLDRSFASMTEPFKVWTENADGSGAVNFLTGMGGFLQAVLFGCTGFRVTRAGVTFDPVCVSGISRVSVSGIFYQGNKLNFSFSEDSVSVEVTARAGPWAPCLEAELWPSQARLSLLPGHKVSFPRSAGQIQRSPANLPGSSSSGFPGRTF is encoded by the exons ATGGAGGACTCCGGCGAGGACCCCACCACGTTTGCTGCCCACTCTCTGCCCAGTGACCCCCGTCTCTTGGCCACTGTGACCAACGCATACCTGGGCACACGAGTGTTTCATGACACGCTGCACGTGAGCGGCGTGTACAATGGGGCTGGCAGGGACACGCACCGGGCTGTGCTGCCCAGCCCCCTCAACGTCCGGCTGGAGGCCCCTGCAGGGATGGGGGAGCCGCTGACCGAGACCTTTGCCCTAGACACCAACACAG GCTCCTTTCTTCACACCCTGGAGGGCCCCCACTTCCGGGCCTCGCAGTGCATCTATGCGCACCGCACACTGCCCCACGTCCTGGCTTTCCGTGTGTCCATCGCCCGCCTGTCCCCGGGGAGCGGGCCCATCACGCTGCTGCTGTCCTCAGCCTTCTCCCAGGAAAGCCCAGACCTGGACCTGCACCAGGGTCCTGACTTCCAGGGAGCCCG GTACCTGTATGGCCACACCCTCACCCCTGAGCAGCCCGGGGAGCCACAGCAGGAGGTACACATGCTGTGGACACCAGCACCCCCAGACCTGACCCTTGGGGAAGGTGAGGAGGAAAGGACATGGGACTTCCTGACGGTGGTGGGCGGCAGCCGGGCTGAGGCTCAGGCCTGCCTCACTGAGGCCCTGCAGCTGCAGGCCAGGGGAGCTCTGTACACGGCTCACGCACAGGCCTGGGCCCAACTCTGGGCAGAATGTGGCTTGGACATGGTGGGGCCCCTGCCGCTGCGCCAGGCCCTGCGTGGCTCCCTCTACTACCTGCTCAGTGCCCTACCCCAGCCCAAGGCCCCAGGATACATCTGCCATGGCCTCAGTCCTGGGGGCCTCTCCAATGGGAGCCGTGAGGAATGCTACTGGGGCCACGTCTTCTGGGACCAG GACCTCTGGATGTTCCCGAATATCCTGATGTTCCACCCCGAAGCCGCCAGGGCCATCCTGGAGTACCGCATCCACACGCTGGGCGGGGCCCTGGGGAATGCCCAGAACCTGGGCTACCAG GGAGCCAAGTTTGCCTGGGAGAGTGCAGGCTCCGGCCTGGAGGTTTGCCCTGAGGACATTtatggagcccaggaggtccatgTCAATGGGGCCGTGGTGTTGGCCTTCGAGCTGTACTACCATACCACCCAG GACCTGCAGCTCTTTCGAGAGGCTGGTGGCTGGGACGTGGTCAGGGCTGTGGCCGAGTTTTGGTGCAGTCGTGTGGAGTGGAGCCCCAGGGAGGAGAAGTACCACCTGAGGG GAGTCATGTCCCCCGACGAGTACCATTCAGGGGTCAACAACTCTGTGTACACCAACGTCCTGGTCCAGAACAG CCTGCGCTTTGCTGCTGCCCTGGCCCAGGACCTGGGTCTGCCCGTCCCCAGCCAGTGGCTGGCAGTGGCTGACAAGATCAAGGTACCCTTTGACGTGGAGCAGAACTTCCACCCGGAGTTCGATGGGTATGAGCCTG GAGAGGTGGTGAAGCAGGCAGATGTCGTGCTCCTGGGATACCCGGTCCCCTTCTCCCTGAGTCCTGATGTTCGCAGGAAAAACCTGGAGATTTACGAGGCTGTGACATCCCCCCAGGGCCCCGCCATGACCTGG AGCATGTTTGCTGTGGGCTGGATGGAGCTGAAGGACACAGCGCGGGCCCGGGGCCTCCTGGACAGGAGCTTTGCCAGCATGACTGAACccttcaag GTGTGGACGGAGAATGCAGACGGGTCAGGTGCTGTGAACTTCCTGACAGGCATGGGGGGCTTCCTGCAGGCGGTGCTCTTTGGGTGCACGGGGTTCAG GGTCACCCGAGCAGGTGTGACCTTTGACCCCGTGTGTGTGTCGGGGATCTCCAGAGTGAGCGTCTCTGGCATCTTCTACCAGGGAAACAAGCTCAACTTCTCTTTCTCCGAGGACTCCGTGAGCGTGGAGGTCACGGCCCGAGCAGGGCCCTGGGCTCCCTGCCTGGAGGCTGAGCTGTGGCCGTCCCAGGCCCGCCTCTCCCTGTTGCCAG GACACAAGGTCTCCTTCCCCCGCTCGGCTGGCCAGATACAAAGGTCACCCGCGAATCTGCCTGGGAGTTCCAGCTCCGGGTTCCCTGGGAGGACTTTTTGA